In Desulfomonile tiedjei, the DNA window CCTTTTTTCCCGTAGCTCGTCAGTTCACGGGCCACTGCAATCACGTCCGTTTCTTTCACCCCTGCGATCTCAGCCCATTCTTTCAGGCTGCGCTGTTGGGAAGATTCGAGAAGCACTTGCAGACCACTCTTTACAACGGTGCCGTCCGGTAGCTTCGTGTCAACGAAGAGATCGCCATAAACAGGGCTCTTAGTGTCATTCGGATCGAATGCCACCGGCTTTCCCTGAACCGTGGCAAGGAGGAACTTCTCCTGGTAGTCCTTGCCGTCTTTTGTCTTCCGAGTCTCGGGTTGAGCTAAGGCCGCGTCCGTGGCTCTGACGAACTTCCCCGGCTTGCCGTCTTTGATCTCCACCAGCCATGTGGCGTTGCACCAACTGTTTTCTCCGGCCGCAAGAGCAGCGGCTTTGTTTGCACAGGAAAGGAATTTCGCGTCGTAGCGTTTGTTTTCGATTATCCATCGGATCATGCCTGCAGCGAGCGCGGCATCGGTTCCCGGTTTCAGTGGCAGCCACTTCCATGCTTTGGATGCGAGCTTGCTGAACCTCGGGTCTGCTACCGCGATCTTGGTGTAACCGCTGACGAGGTTGCCGGTGAGTCTTACCGCGCGGTTGGGAGGGCCGTAATTGGCTTCAAAAAGGTTAGCCCCCACAAAAAATATGAAGCGGCTGTTCTCAGTGTCTGCCTGCCAGTAAAATTTCTTTCCGTCAGTGAATTTTCCGTCCACATATTGTTCGCTGATGGCCTTGCAAGTGAAATACAGAGACCCTTGACAAACGGTGGTGTGACCGTGAGCGTTGGTGGTGCCTAGGCCTTCGGCCAAACGCTTGTACAATTCGGCTCGTCCTCCCTTGAGCCGGCCCCAGGCCAAGACAATCTGATTGTTGCGGGGCCCCAGGTCCGGATGGTTCGGATCGATGAGCTTGTCCAGATGTTCAGCGTGCTTGGCCTTAAATTCTTCAACCAGCGCTTTCTTTTTGTCCTTATCCTTTTCGTCCAAAATGGCCTTTACGTCAGTGGCCATTGCCTTTGAGACCTTGGGATCAGTGAGAGTTCGGAGCCTTGCCAGACCTTCAATCTCACGGCTTTCCTCGCCGGGTACCTTGGCAAATAGTTTTCCGCCTTCGCAAATCTCCTGGACCGCTTGCTCAAATGGTACGGCCACCCACTTGTTCTCCCCTCGTTTCCCTGCGCGTTTCAGCACTTTGCGAATTCGATAGGGATCATAAGCGCTCTGGAGACCTGACTGGCCCTTGGGACAGATGGACCCGTCCACCGGCGCGGCCTCTTCCGGATGGGTGCTGTAAGGCAAGTGAGGTAGCAGTGTCCATGGATTGTAAGGATTGCCGTCAATTTTTGTTATTACCCCATTCTGCTGCTTGCATGAGATTCCGCAGCCGGTGTTACATTGTAAGCACGCGGAATAGATCATGTTTGCGGGTTTAACCAGATCATAGGATGCGTCGGGCCGGCTGCTGTTCATTACCGCATTAGGCTTTTGTGCGGTTGGAGCTGCCAACACCTTCGGAGCGGAAATGAGGAGCCCGCTTCCCAAGAGTGCCCCGCCGGCCAGGAATCCCCTCCTGTTCGTTATCTTTGTGTTTTTATTGCTCATTATTCACCTCACGCCTTCTGTTCCGAGCTGGAAGCTAAAGTTTGGCTCAGTCTGATTCCCGCGTAAAAGATCGCCATGCCGACAGCCACCATGAAAAAGCCAACCAAGTACTCCATCAGTGTCGGGTGGTAGCTGTATTGGAGGCGCTGATCCTGAAATGCTTGTTGGAGACCGGGAATCTGCCCGCTGATCTGGCCGGGAACAAGAATGCACATTCGGGCTGCAGCAAAGCCTACAGTTGCGAGAAAAGCCCCAAGAGCCCACAGTCTCTTCTGTGTCGAGGCAAAAAGTGCCAAAGGAACGAGTACCCCAAACAGCAGGTGAAGTAGCCAAAAAACTTGCCAATAGCCACCAAAGAGCAAAAAGGCCACGTTCGGTGAGTGCTGTCCCGGATTCCAGAGCACGATGGAGAACTCAGCAAATTCAAATGCCAGATAAACCAGCATCGCAGTCACAGCAATGGTACGCAGCCACCGGAGAGCGTTTTCGTTACCGGTTTGATCGCCCGCAGCTTGTCCAAGCAGCACCCTGACGATCAAGAGTCCAGCCGCGCCTAGCGCAATGGCGGACGCCAGAAACAGTACCGATAGAATGGGACTGTGCCAAAACTCGTTTGTGCGCACCGCTTCGAAGAAAACGCCGCTTTGGCTCGGGAACAAGATGGACAACAATGCACCGACGACCAACAACGGCTTCAGCCACAGGGAGGCGCCCTTGAATGTGAGCAGCCAGCTAACCACCGCTATGATGATGAAAACATTGTACATCCAGGCATTGAAAGCCATCATACTAGTGAAAATAGGTGAAGTTAGGACCTTGAAAAGGCGTTCCGTGTGCCCGAGATCAAGCCCAACGCCGACAAAGGCTGGGATAATGGCTGAAACACTTAACACGATGGCGGTCCGCAATTCCGACAGCCTGCCAAATCCCGGCACGTCAAGGATATAGCCCACGGCTCCAATTATGAATGCGCCTCCTGAAATGCCTATTGCGAGAAAATAGAGTCCGATCCACAGGCCCCAGGGCACGTACGATCCGTAGCCCGCGGCCAAATGGCCGGAAGTAAATCGCTGGGCGACGCCTATAACGCCCCCGACTATTAGGATTGACCAGATGACCCAAAGAATTTTGGTCCACGGAGAGTTGGAAGCACCGTGTCCCGGATTTGGGGCTGAAAGTGTCACATTGGTCATGGCGCTGTACTCTCCTTTCATACGATGTAGTAGCACTGAGGATTATTCCCCAGGTGCGGGAGAAGTGTCTGAAAATTGTTTTTGGTCACCAATTCCACTACCAGGCTTTCGGGGTCGTTAGAATCTCCGAAATACGTGGCACGTCCGATACAGGTCGTCACACACATCGGAAGTTGCCCCACTTCCAGACGGTGCAGGCAGAAATGGCATTTTCGAGCATTACCTACCGGCGAACCATGATCCTTTCGATTCCAATTCTTCGCATATTCATTGCTCGGCTCGAATTCCCATGAAGCAGGTGATCCTTCCAGCGGCCGATCCTTCCCCGAGGAATCGCCCGCGGCCTCACCGGCTGAATAGTATCTGCCGAAATCGGAAGTCCTTGCGCCGTAAGGACAGGCATTGAGGCAGTACCTGCACCCTATACATTTGTCATAATCGATAGCCACAACCCCGTCGGGTCGTTTCCAGGTGGCGTTTACCGGACAAACCGGCACGCACGAAGGGTTCTCGCATTGCATACAGGGTCGTGGAAGAAAGCGAATCTGCACGTTGGGATATTCACCGAATTCCCGGATGACCACCGGCCGGTAGACCACGCCCGGCGGCAGTTTGTTTTCGGCGACACAGCCAATGGTGCAGGCGTGGCAGCCGATGCACTTGCGAACGTCAATAACCATTGTCCAGCGTCTCTTTTCGACCGGCTTAGCCATGGCTTTTACCAACTCACGCTGCATTCGCACGTGCACATCCTCGTAATCCTGGGGTTTCAGTTTTTTCAACACGGTCAGATTGCGCACGGTAGCCTCGCCGGTCGGATCTTGCGGAGGTGAAGGCAAACGGTCCTTCACCACCACTCCAACGCCGACGGCTGCTGCTCCACCGACTAGTCCTCCGGTAAGAAGGAATTCTCTTCGCTCCATGATTTTGTCCAATTTCTTCATCTGTGCATCTCCTAGTCTCCATCAAGGAATGGGTCTCCGAAACCTTGTTTCTGCGCATCGCCGGCAAGCGTTTGAAGCAGGCGGCAGATCGCGAACGATGCTTTTTAGCAGGTACATCAATTCTTCGGTGTCCACCGGCTTGGAAATGCAGGCGAAAAGGTATGAACTGATGGCCTCCCCTAATTCGGGATGAAAAGGCAAACTGGAAATCCCTATAATTTGCAGAGCAGGACGCTTCCTCTTGAGATTCCTGAGCACACGGTTGCTGACCGACGCTTTGTCAAGATCCAGGATTACCACCAACCGATCCTTTTCCTGGCCGAGCTTTTCCAGATCCGAAATCGAACGGTATCGCAGCACCTGGAAACCGTTCGCCTCAAGGGTCGTCGCCAGCTCAGAGGACTGCTTTTTGCTGGTGCCAACCAAAATGATCGGTTGGTTCAAAATTATTCTCCCCGCGCGATTCTGGAGCATGCCTTGCGAAAGGGATGCCAATTCTGGAAGATGCATTCAGAATCCCGAATCGTAGACAGCCCATGAGAACGGAGAGGGGCTATCATCCTGAAATAGCTAGCTAAGTTAATTGGGAAATGCGACGACGTGTAACGAGAATGGGCAATGGCCTCTCGCTGCGGGGAAATGAAAGGCGGGGAGGGATGTTCCGATTCGGAACACAAAAGAGACTTTATGTAGATAATATAGTGATATAAGTTAGATGCAGTGTCCCGAAAGTGTGCACAATCCCTGTGCGGTACAGAGAGATAGGATGCTACTGCAAGGTTGGCTTAACGATATGGTACTTTCTGAGCTTAGAGTACAGGGTTGTACGCCCAATGCCGAGGCGGCGAGCGGCCTTCTTTTTGTCCCAATTGGTCTCTTCCAGTGTCCGCTCAATCAGTGCGCGTTCGCTTTCCACCATGAGCGGCAGATCGTTCGAGGGACTAGGCCTTGAGTGGCCCCGAAGTGCTGCGGGGAGGTCTGAGGTTTCAATACGGCGCCCTTTGGCAAGGACCACTGAGTGCTCTACCGTGTTTTCCAGTTCTCTGACGTTTCCCGGCCAGCCGTGATCGAGCAGAATACGCATGGATTCGGGGCTGAACTCCTCGATGCTCTTGCCCTGGTCCGTAGCGAACTTCTTCAGAAAACCGTTTGCAAGCAAAGGAATGTCATTGGGGCGATTTCTAAGTGGAGGCAAACTGATCGGGATGACGTTCAACCTGTAGTAGAGATCCTCTCGAAAGCTTCCCTTTTGCACTTCCTTGACCAGGTCCTTGTTGGTGGCCGCTAGAATTCTGACGTTGACCTTTAGTGTGCGCTCACCGCCTACGCGTTCAAAACTTTGCGTTTGGAGGACTCTCAGAAGCTTTATTTGGCTGGAGGGGGGGACCTCTCCGATTTCATCCAAAAAGACCGTGCCGCCGTCAGCCTGCTCGAAACGTCCCGCACGCTGTCGGATGGCTCCGGTAAAGGCCCCTTTCTCGTGGCCGAACAACTCACTTTCGAGAAGACTGTCCGGATACGCGGAACAGTTGATCACCACAAAACTATTGTGCCTTCTCTCACTCTGTTGATGTATGGCCCTTGCAACAAGTTCTTTACCTGTACCGCTCTCACCCTGAATGAGAACAGTGGCGTCAGTCGGAGCGATATCTTGAATCAGCCTGTAGACCACCTGCATCTTGGGGTCCTTGCCGATTATCCCGCAGAATTCAGCGGTATTTTCTATCCTTGCCCGGAATTCGCTTATGGACTGCTCGTGCAGGACGGCCCGCCTGATAACCCCAGACGCCTGGGTAAGGATCAGACCCACTAGTTCAATGTCCTTTGGTTCGCACTCGCAGTCTCCGGGGCAAGCGATCACAAGGCCTCCGAGGATTTGAGTCTCTCCCGTCAAAGGAGCAAGCACCTGTTGGGGGGAGAACCGGAAAGATTCCGGAACCAAGGGGGGTCGAAAAATGGACCGACCAAAGACAGTGCAGCCACTGGCGCTTTGGAGGGGCTCCGCAGCAGAGTCTATTATTTTGGGGTCGTTGACCATTTTGACATGATCCTCCGACACGGAAAAAAGCGCCGTCCGGTCTTCGTTTAGCAGGATCAGAACCATTTGCTTGCATATCAGTATCTTTTGAAATCTTTTTATAAGCGCCGGACCGATTTCATTAACGGTGGGTAGGGCGCCAATTTCTCGAACAATTTCACAGAAGGTCCTGGTCTGGTTGTGACTGCGCTCCAGTTCTTTGGCTTTCCGTTCGAGGCGGCGAGTGTAGTCCTTCAACCGTGTGACCATTTGATTGAAAGAAGAAGCCAGCGTTCCGACTTCATCCTGACCCTTTATATCCACCGTAATGTCAAGCTCGCCCCTGTCTATTTTCTGCGTGGCCCGCGCGAGTTTGGACAGGGGCAATGTGATTCGCCGCACGAAAACAAGACTACCAATCACGGCCAGCAATAGAATCCCAAGAGTAACCAGGCTCATCTGGATCCAAAGCCGAGTGACTTGCTCTCTGAAAGGTTTTTCTGAGAAACCCAGACGGAGCACACCGGCCCGGCCCGAAAAGATCGGCCAGGCAATATCCAGGTAGTGGTCACCTACCGTGGAGACGAGGCTCCGCAATTCTCCTTGATCCTGGGAAATCGCCCGGTTTGCGTCTATCAGCTCGGCAGGAACGCCCTTGGTGAACGTGTGGGCCAGGACTCTGCCGTCTCTGTAAACGAAAAGGTATGCCAAAGATGGATTGCTCCGCATCTGGTGGTCCAACATCTTTTGCAGTGACACCAGGTCGTTGATCAAGATCTTTTCCGTTGCTTCAAGCGCCACCGCATGCGCGAGGCTTTCCGCCTGCCCCGTGATTGCTGTACGGAGACTGTCTCCATAACGCTGGGTGACCAACAAAGAGATGAGGAGGCCACTGCCGGTTACAAGAGCAAAGACTGCTATGAGCAATCTGCCACCAAGGCTTTTCATTCCCATGGGAGCCTCTTCAACGTGGTGCAGTTTTGCGCGACATTTCTCTGATGCCTTCGTACCAATCATCGCTGGGTTCGATGAATCGGTCAATCATGAGCTGATCGAGGATTCTTCTGCCTTTGACATCCTGGTGCATCGAAAACAGCAGTTTGCGGATTTGCCCCTTGGCTTCGGCGGGCAGGTTCTTTGATGCAACCAGCGGAGGGGTGCCATACGGGGCGGACTTGCGTATCACCCGAGTCGAGTTCGTTATCGCCGGGTTTCTCCGGTTATAGAAATCCCAGATCAGACCGTCGACAGACGCCCCATCCACCATGCCCTTTGCTACTGCCATAATGGAATTATCGTGACTGTAAGTGTAAATGGTCTGCCCAAAAAATGTCTCCGGGCGTTCTCCCAGTTCCTCGAGCCAATTGGTGGGGACCAATCTGCCCGTGTTGGAATCCGGGTCGGTGAAGGCAAAAGTCTTTCCTCGAAGATCCTCCAGATCCTTGAACGAACTCCTCTCATTAACCATCAAGTAAGCATGATAGAAATGACTTCCATTGATTTCCGGTGTTGCCAAAAGCTCTAAACCGTATTTGTCCTTCTCCAAGGCATACGGGCCCGAGCAAAGAAAAGCGAAGTCGATCTCGCCTTTCCCCAGGAGTTCATTAATTTCACCGTAAGTCTTTCGTTGAACGAGCAGGACTTCTCGATTCAGTTTCTCTCCTATATACTCCAGCATCTCCCTATAATGAACGAACGTCTCTTTGGGAGATATCATTGCCGCTACCGCTACCCTCAGGTGTTTTGAGTCGGTTGAAGGCGTTTCAGGCCGAGCCACATCTATGGTTTTTCCAAAGTCAACGAGCCGAGAGTCACCATCGCTTGTACAACCAGCCAGGAAGAGGAAAGAAATGATTATCAGGGGAATTTGCATTTGTCGCCTGTGAGCCTGAACCAGAGCTGTCGACCGAAGCCGAGAGAAACCCATAGTCAAAACCTCATAAACAACTAACATGGCGACATCTGAAAACAGTTTACGGCTCATGCTTCAACTGGTCAAGGACCGGTGCGGGCCGATGCCTTACTATCGTCGCATCGCGATCGTAGCCGGATTGCCTTGAGTTGCTGCGATATGGCTTGTCCATCAGTCTTGCTCGTGATATTCTCTAGTTAGCATAATTGAACTGACGTTAATCAAAGTGATAGAGATTAATTAAGAAACCTTACAGTTATTTGCGATTCAACAGCCATTTTGGTTTCGGGAAACATAGTAACAGCAAGATTCCTTTCCAGACAAACCGGACCCCACGATTGGAGTAATTGCTATGGGCGCAGTCTTGGCAGCACTCTATGTTTTGGTGGCTCTCAGTCCTCTTTTGGTTGTGGCCGCTCTATGGATGAAGGGCGAAATGTCCCTCATGCACGAGACCGGCACGAGCGCCGCGCTTGCCGCGTACGCGATCATCGCGCTGCAACCGGTCCTTGTCGCTCGATGGAAGTGCCTGGAGCGGCCTTTCGGCATGGACATCATGTCCCGGTTCCACAAATATATGGGGGTCTTTGCTCTTGCGCTGCTTTTGACTCACCCGCCGCTGATGGCTTATGGCGGGGCAGGATTGGGATTGCTCTATAGCTTGGAACAGCCCTGGTATGTGCTGCTGGGCAAAGCGCTACTGCTAATATTGATCGTTCACGTGTTATTGAGCGTCTTTTCAAAAAATCTCGGGTTGACCTTCGAGAAATGGCGACGGGTCCACAATGTCCTGGGAGTCGCAGTTCTTTCAGTGGCATTCGTTCACAGCTTGGGAGCCGGATACGACCTGGGCCCGCCCGCTTTGCGAATCCTCTGGGTTGCTCTCCTCGGGCTGACCGCCTGCGCGTACATAGACCACAAGATACTGAAGCCAAAACGTTTACGCCAACGTCCCTATCAGGTGGTAAGTGTGGATCGGGAAACCCACAACGTGTGGACAGTTAGGCTTACACCTCCGGAAGGGGAACGGATCCATGACTATCATCCCGGCCAGTTCCACTTCCTGACCTTTCAACGATCGGGTGGGCTGCCAGTCGAGGAGCACCACTGGACCATTTCCTCGACTCCTACAAACAAAGACTTCATAAGCTCGACAATAAAGGAATCCGGTGACTTTACCGCCACCATAGGCAAGACGCGAATAGGCGATAGCGCCTTGGTTGAGGGGCCGTTCGGGCGGTTCTGCTATACCCTTTATCCGGAAGACAAGGAGTTCGTTTTCATCGCAGGCGGGATCGGAATTACACCTCTCATGAGCATGATTCGCCACATGCGAGACACGAGAAAAGAGGTTGACGTTCTGCTGCTGTACGCGAATAGAACGGAAAAGGACATCGCATTTAGGGCTGAACTGGCCGAAATCGAAATCGGCTCATGGCCTCGACTGAGGGTAATCCATATTTTGAGCCAACCGGAAGCTGACTGGACAGGCGAATCCGGCCGCGTTGGCAGCGACAAACTTACCCGTTTGTTGGGAGGCACTGGAGAACAGACAGCGTACTACATTTGCGCGCCGCCACCGATGGCCAAAATTGTCATCCAGGATCTCCTTTCCATGGGAGTGCCTTATTCACGCATGCGCACCGAGGAGTTCTCGCTTTAAGCTGCAAAACGGAAACTGGAAATCAGGAGACCGCCGTGAGAATCAGAAAGCTGAAAATTTTTACCGTGTTCTTTGTAATCCTTGTAGTCATCGCCGTTTACGGATTAGCACTTCTAAGGACTTACGTGTTCAAGCCTCCACCATCGAGTTCAGCCGCACCCCCTGCTACTGTGGCGACCGCCACCCTCGGTTGTTCGCCTGAGGTCTTTCGCGACGAAGGCATGGCATGCTCGGGCAACAAGACGACGTAGGCTGAGGCAGAACGGTAAGACAACTAATTAGCTTGGTTTCCCGTGCATGTACCATTTCAGGTGATCATAGGTCTGGTACCCGAGCCGCACATAAATCGGCTCCCCGTAAGAACTGGCCTGCAAGGTGACTGCCGAGGCGCCACGATCAAAACCCGCATTTGTGGCAAGGCGAGTGCTAATTGTCGCTAATCCGGTCCGTTCGGCATCAGGGACCGTTCCGACCCAATAAATGCCCGCTCCCTTACCGCTGAAAATTGTTAAAGCTGTTGAAACAGGCCTGTTTTCCCGATAAAGAACATATCCCGTTACGTTGGGCGATGACAAAAGCTTGGAAGGGTTTCCGTACGTTGCGGTAATCGCTTTCGGCGGGGCGCCGAACACCCGATACGCCTCGGAGTTGATGGATATAGCATCTCGGACATGTTGTTCTGCTGTGATACTCTCTATGCGGATACTGTCAGGTGAATCCACTGACTGGAATGGTTTGGTAATCAGCATGCAAGGAGTGTCGGACAGAAGCCTCAAACCGCTTGTTTGGCAAAGCAAATCCAAATCTTCATCCTGACCGGTGCGTACGAACAGGATGAATCCCCGACCACGTGAGCCAAAGAATTCTCGCGCTCGATCCAGAACTTGTTGGGCCGATAATGCCCCATCAGTGCGGACCAAGCAATTTTGATACGGAAACGGAAGCGAGGTGGCTCCGGCCAATAATAGCAGTCCGTGTTCCTCTATGCACTCGCACCGGTCCTGCCAACGGGCGTGTTCACGGATTGATTCAATGAAATTATCGTCGGCCAACGATTGGAGATTTCTGTCCATCCAAATCCTCCCCATTGTGTCAACGGGAACCTGTTGATATTGGCAAAAATGACACAACGAGGCGGTCAATTCAAGTTGGCAATCGCAGGGTCCTGGAAGGTTCCGCAACTTCTCCGGGACATCCGGCAGTTTGTACCAGTTCGCTATTATTTTTGTAAAATACGTTTGTGAGCTGTCATTGCGAGAAGCGAAGCGACGAAGCAATCTCTCACCGCTGAGATTGCTTCGGGCTTGACGCCCTCGCAATGACAACAGTCGGGAATGTTGTATTTTTTATAGCGAATCGGTATTAGCACCAAGGGGTTCTTCTTCAATCGCCCAACGACCGGGATTTATGGCTTAGAGGCTTTTGCGGCTTCTTCAACACCGCTATGCCCCTCCTCGACCTTTCCGTGACCTTTCATCATCATTTCTTGGCCCGATTCAGCCTTGCTCTTGTCCTTCATCATCATCATTCCCTGGTGCATTATTTTGGAGCCTTCCATCATCTTCATGCAGGACTCCATCATCTTTTTCATGTTGCCCATCATTTCAGGCTTCTTTGCCATCATGTCTTGGGCACCGGACATGGTCTTGTCCGCTTCCTCCATCATCTTGGAGCCATCCGCGATCATTTGCTCGGCTTTTGGAACGTCCTTATTCTCTTTCATCATTTTCATAGCTTCGCGCATCATGGCGGCCCCTTTCATCATTTTTCTGGAGCTGTCCATAATCATGTTTTGGGGATTGGCCACCTGTTCTGTTGGCGCGCCTTTGGATTCACTCTGGGCCACTGCCGGGACATGGGTTCCCAAGACAATTGCCACACAGAAAAAGAGAACCCCCAGAATCGACACAGCGCTTTTCAATCGAGCCTTCATCGGAATTACCTTCCCTTCTGATACTATTTGTCCTCTAGGACAAATCTGATATGGACACGTTCCATCATGTGGGAACGCGGCCGCTATTGAGGCCCCAGGGATTTCGTGCTAGGAAGGGTCGGACGAATTCATAATTTACCGGAGGTTAACAAAATGTATCGGCTCGCGGTTTTTACAATTTTTTTGATCCTTTGGCCGGCCTCCAGCATGGTACTAGCGGAACAATGGCTCTTGGTGAAGGACAAGGCCGGTGTGTGCAAAATCATGAAAACAAAACGCGGCACCCCCACCATCATCGGCGGACCGTACTCCAGCGAAGAAGATGCACGCAAGGCTATGAAGGCGGCGGATTGCAAAGAGATTGAGAAAAAATCCGGCGAGAAGTGACCGATAGGCTGACCAGGAACCGATATGCTTTTAGCGGACCTTTTAAGGACATCATTGGCGCAGGTTGTGAGAAATCAACGCCGATACAGGGGGGTGTCGCTGAATATAGCGCTTGGGGTTGCCGGGCTCATAACGGTCATGACCATGGGTGACGCCATTGAGAAGAAAGTCGCCACCAATCTGGAACTACTCGGAAGAGCCACCATCATAAAAGCGAACTGGGATTTTGATAAGAAGACCCGATGGCACCACGGTCAGTTCAGGCCTCAGGACCTCGAAGATTTAAGGAAGCTGAGCCGGGCGTCGGAGACGACGGGGTTTGTGCAAAAGTGTGACCAGACGCTGACGTTCAAGCAGGCCAAAATGCAGGGACAGCTAATGGGGGTCGAATCCGGCTTTTTTGCTGCCCTTCACATGGCCTTTTCCGAGGGTCGTGAGATCACCGAAGAAGAGGTCTCCACGCGCAAGAATGTCTGTGTGATAGGAACTCGAATTAGGGATGACTTGCTGAACGGCCTGGACAAGGCGCTGGATCAAGCCATATGGCTTGAAGGAAAGCTTTTTCGGGTAGTCGGAGTGCTTGGAGGAGTTGAAGACACCGAGCACAGCCGAACATTGTTTGTGCCCATTACGGTCGCCTGGGGTCATTTCTCCGCGGAGCCCTCTATCAATGGGATCTACGTGAAGGCAGTGAACTGGCACGAGGTTTCTAGGCTGAGCGACGATGTTTTTAATACCTTGGCGCGGAATCATGCCGGTTACGTTGACGG includes these proteins:
- a CDS encoding ferric reductase-like transmembrane domain-containing protein — translated: MGAVLAALYVLVALSPLLVVAALWMKGEMSLMHETGTSAALAAYAIIALQPVLVARWKCLERPFGMDIMSRFHKYMGVFALALLLTHPPLMAYGGAGLGLLYSLEQPWYVLLGKALLLILIVHVLLSVFSKNLGLTFEKWRRVHNVLGVAVLSVAFVHSLGAGYDLGPPALRILWVALLGLTACAYIDHKILKPKRLRQRPYQVVSVDRETHNVWTVRLTPPEGERIHDYHPGQFHFLTFQRSGGLPVEEHHWTISSTPTNKDFISSTIKESGDFTATIGKTRIGDSALVEGPFGRFCYTLYPEDKEFVFIAGGIGITPLMSMIRHMRDTRKEVDVLLLYANRTEKDIAFRAELAEIEIGSWPRLRVIHILSQPEADWTGESGRVGSDKLTRLLGGTGEQTAYYICAPPPMAKIVIQDLLSMGVPYSRMRTEEFSL
- a CDS encoding ABC transporter permease; the encoded protein is MLLADLLRTSLAQVVRNQRRYRGVSLNIALGVAGLITVMTMGDAIEKKVATNLELLGRATIIKANWDFDKKTRWHHGQFRPQDLEDLRKLSRASETTGFVQKCDQTLTFKQAKMQGQLMGVESGFFAALHMAFSEGREITEEEVSTRKNVCVIGTRIRDDLLNGLDKALDQAIWLEGKLFRVVGVLGGVEDTEHSRTLFVPITVAWGHFSAEPSINGIYVKAVNWHEVSRLSDDVFNTLARNHAGYVDGLEVTYYPEKLKTIRAIEFLVKFLLYGGLLLVVFLGGLGISNLMYLSVQERTGEIGLRKAVGATDKVILRQFLTEAVATGLAGTVAGIVLAVGVTALLRLLFDMIPDYEMAVLGVIGGVLLGTCLGAVSGLEPARRAKDLDPIQAVRFE